One part of the Arabidopsis thaliana chromosome 1 sequence genome encodes these proteins:
- the AGL55 gene encoding AGAMOUS-like 55 (AGAMOUS-like 55 (AGL55); FUNCTIONS IN: DNA binding, sequence-specific DNA binding transcription factor activity; INVOLVED IN: N-terminal protein myristoylation, regulation of transcription, DNA-dependent; LOCATED IN: nucleus; EXPRESSED IN: central cell; CONTAINS InterPro DOMAIN/s: Transcription factor, MADS-box (InterPro:IPR002100); BEST Arabidopsis thaliana protein match is: AGAMOUS-like-56 (TAIR:AT1G60880.1); Has 1122 Blast hits to 1122 proteins in 204 species: Archae - 0; Bacteria - 0; Metazoa - 19; Fungi - 175; Plants - 917; Viruses - 0; Other Eukaryotes - 11 (source: NCBI BLink).) encodes MGGTKRKIEMKRIEDKNVRAVAFTKRKSGLFHKASELCLLSPGTQIAILATPLSSHSHASFYSFGHSSVDHVVSSLLHNQHPSLPTNQDNRSGLGFWWEDQAFDRLENVDELKEAVDAVSRMLNNVRLRLDDAVKSNQRDGSLVIHQEDEEVLQLGYKDTNQITKLEGETSASASLLKNVVDNLHIDDRYY; translated from the coding sequence ATGGGAGgcacaaaaagaaagatagagatgAAGAGAATCGAAGATAAGAACGTGAGAGCAGTTGCTTTCACAAAACGCAAAAGCGGACTCTTCCACAAAGCTTCAGAGCTCTGTCTCCTCTCTCCGGGGACTCAAATCGCAATCTTAGCAACTCCTCTTTCTTCCCACTCCCATGCTTCTTTCTACTCTTTCGGTCATTCCTCTGTCGATCACGTTGTCTCCTCTCTCCTTCACAATCAGCATCCATCTCTTCCCACAAACCAAGATAACAGATcagggttagggttttggtgGGAAGACCAAGCCTTTGACAGATTGGAGAACGTCGACGAGTTGAAAGAGGCAGTCGATGCGGTTTCGAGGATGTTGAACAATGTGAGGCTACGATTAGATGATGCCGTGAAGAGCAATCAAAGAGATGGAAGTTTAGTGATTCATCAGGAGGATGAGGAGGTTCTTCAGCTTGGCTACAAAGACACAAATCAAATTACCAAACTCGAAGGTGAAACTTCCGCTTCTGCAAGTTTGTTAAAGAACGTAGTGGATAATCTACACATTGATGATCGTTATTACTGA
- a CDS encoding Rapid alkalinization factor (RALF) family protein (Rapid alkalinization factor (RALF) family protein; LOCATED IN: endomembrane system; CONTAINS InterPro DOMAIN/s: Rapid ALkalinization Factor (InterPro:IPR008801); BEST Arabidopsis thaliana protein match is: RALF-like 7 (TAIR:AT1G60815.1); Has 11 Blast hits to 11 proteins in 2 species: Archae - 0; Bacteria - 0; Metazoa - 0; Fungi - 0; Plants - 11; Viruses - 0; Other Eukaryotes - 0 (source: NCBI BLink).), whose product MAAHKMSLTSLFFVSIVIVLSLFSGFGEGRYIKYRAIAKDRVPDCTQDPKNCVRVPVNQYHLPPGCQNTTHCYREKYHI is encoded by the coding sequence ATGGCTGCACACAAAATGAGTCTTACTAGTCTTTTCTTTGTGTCAATAGTGATTGTATTATCATTGTTCAGCGGATTCGGAGAAGGAAGATACATAAAATATAGAGCTATTGCAAAAGATAGAGTTCCAGACTGCACTCAAGATCCCAAAAATTGTGTCAGAGTTCCAGTCAACCAGTACCATCTTCCTCCTGGTTGTCAAAACACTACACATTGTTATCGTGAAAAGtatcatatttaa
- the RECQ4B gene encoding RECQ helicase L4B (RECQ helicase L4B (RECQ4B); FUNCTIONS IN: in 8 functions; INVOLVED IN: DNA recombination; LOCATED IN: intracellular; EXPRESSED IN: 14 plant structures; EXPRESSED DURING: 9 growth stages; CONTAINS InterPro DOMAIN/s: DNA/RNA helicase, DEAD/DEAH box type, N-terminal (InterPro:IPR011545), RQC domain (InterPro:IPR018982), DNA helicase, ATP-dependent, RecQ type (InterPro:IPR004589), HRDC-like (InterPro:IPR010997), DNA helicase, ATP-dependent, RecQ type, N-terminal (InterPro:IPR018329), DNA/RNA helicase, ATP-dependent, DEAH-box type, conserved site (InterPro:IPR002464), DEAD-like helicase, N-terminal (InterPro:IPR014001), DNA/RNA helicase, C-terminal (InterPro:IPR001650), Helicase, superfamily 1/2, ATP-binding domain (InterPro:IPR014021), Helicase/RNase D C-terminal, HRDC domain (InterPro:IPR002121); BEST Arabidopsis thaliana protein match is: DNA helicase (RECQl4A) (TAIR:AT1G10930.1); Has 28171 Blast hits to 28052 proteins in 2731 species: Archae - 327; Bacteria - 17551; Metazoa - 2839; Fungi - 1949; Plants - 1368; Viruses - 5; Other Eukaryotes - 4132 (source: NCBI BLink).), with translation MVVTRGDKFAGSSLACKSMIGANKMSGSHLHEVNNSRSHFPQTNWLKVAKAFECIPSLNKFMGSNFLYSLESQKLGRDREMAARSIENIAPVTVQTLARPQIEKAWCTLINLSINNTYLRPGITPAIDNDSTSRTSSTKGSTFKVTSNADGSFCAHNHPEHSQRSVRGTAKSIDSFSSSSVGDNKIIIDKVPRVNYEVRDSVTVTNGMEMPPIKNSAQLARPVEPREVSLGEIDYDDIMEIIDVDQIAMEHCPSTCTKQPSVSKFVDIFTSRREEEQGLPPEICSNCSHGIKLGLCPEASTHVEQMKDTLLAISNEILDNTYDLGPDHVEQLHQKRLLLKKQIQQLEILIHNKERKKSQCLVSIPSHNTQYETPQTTNLEVVYGQTDSPTHVKEQGRCVTDNWNMPRDYLVSKERYDISSGSEEREQSVSEVIDVTDTESSNDKKWTSSDFPWTKNLEVYNKLVFGNHSFRPNQREIINATMSGCDVFVLMPTGGGKSLTYQLPALLCAGITLVISPLVSLIQDQIMNLLQTNISAASLSAGMEWAEQLEILQELSSEKSKYKLLYVTPEKVAKSESLLRHLEILNSRSLLARFVIDEAHCVSQWGHDFRPDYQGLGVLKQKFPNIPMLALTATATTSVKEDVVQALGLVNCVVFRQSFNRPNLWYSVVPKTNKCLEDIDKFIRENHFDECGIIYCLSRMDCEKVTEALRVFGHKAAFYHGSMDPGKRAFVQKQWSKDEINIICATVAFGMGINKPDVRFVIHHSLPKSIEGYHQECGRAGRDGQRSSCVLYYSYTDYIRVKHMISQGGLGQGQMKMGYNCKASSGRMLETNTENLLRMVSYCENEVDCRRFLQLVHLGEKFDSTNCKNTCDNCSSSKILIDKDVTVIARQLVALVKLTGERFSSAHIVEIYRGSLNQSVKRNRQDTLHLHGAGKHLTKSEASRILHYLVTEDILAEGVKKSELYGSVSSLLKVNRSKAASLLSGGQSITMRFPSTIKVSKQSKSTANPAKVPLKQTTLPMAKAAPQDSNLSGILLTALKNLRTDIVKESPDLVMAYHIFGNATLKEISKRLPRTKEELLDINGLGKAKVSKYGDRLLETIDSTINDHYKTRPGSGKRRRDENVNPNVAEDDDPDWSASQSHKKVVKNKK, from the exons ATGGTGGTGACAAGAGGAGATAAATTTGCTGGAAGCTCTTTGGCATGTAAATCTATGATCGGTGCTAATAAAATGAG TGGGAGTCATCTCCATGAAGTTAATAATTCCAGAAGTCACTTTCCTCAAACAAATTGGTTGAAAGTTGCCAAGGCGTTTGAGTGTATACCATCCTTAAATAAGTTTATGGGCTCCAATTTCCTTTACTCTCTAGAAAGTCAAAAGCTGggaagagatagagaaatgGCTGCAAG GTCAATTGAAAACATCGCTCCTGTAACTGTACAAACTTTGGCACGACCACAAATTGAGAAG GCTTGGTGTACTCTTATAAATCTATCAATAAATAATACCTACCTGAGACCTGGCATTACTCCTGCAATTGATAATGACAGCACTAGTCGTACATCTTCTACGAAAGGATCCACTTTTAAAGTTACATCCAATGCTGATGGATCTTTCTGCGCACACAATCATCCAGAGCATAGTCAAAGGAGTGTAAGAGGCACTGCAAAATCAATTGACagtttctcctcctcttccgtaggtgataataaaataattattgacAAGGTTCCACGGGTCAACTATGAGGTTAGAGATTCAGTAACTGTTACAAATGGTATGGAGATGCCACCAATCAAAAATTCTGCACAACTAGCCAGACCGGTGGAGCCTAGGGAAGTTAGTCTTGGTGAGATTGATTATGATGACATAATGGAG ATTATTGACGTAGACCAGATTGCGATGGAACACTGCCCTTCAACGTGTACGAAGCAACCATCAGTATCTAAGTTTGTGGATATATTTACTtccagaagagaagaagagcaagGTTTGCCTCCTGAAATATGTTCCAACTGTAGTCATGGAATAAAG CTAGGGCTTTGTCCTGAAGCTTCTACCCATGTGGAACAAATGAAGGATACGCTGCTTGCAATATCAAATGAAATCCTCGACAATACTTATGACCTGGGCCCTGATCATGTTGAACAGCTTCATCAAAAGAG ATTACTGTTGAAAAAGCAAATCCAGCAGCTCGAGATCCTTATCCATaataaagaaaggaaaaaatctCAGTGTTTGGTATCTATACCTTCTCATAATACTCAGTATGAAACACCTCAAACAACAAATCTTGAGGTGGTTTATGGGCAGACAGATTCTCCAACTCATGTAAAAGAGCAAGGCAGATGTGTAACTGATAACTGGAATATGCCAAGAGACTATTTAGTTTCTAAAGAGAGGTATGATATTTCATCTGGTTCTGAAGAGAGGGAACAATCTGTTTCCGAGGTTATAGATGTCACTGATACCGAGAGTTCAAATGACAAAAAGTGGACCAGTAGTGATTTTCCTTGGACGAAAAATCTGGAG GTCTATAACAAATTAGTGTTTGGAAACCACTCATTTCGACCCAACCAAAGAGAGATCATTAATGCTACAATGAGTGGttgtgatgtttttgttttgatgccAACCGGAGGGGGGAAAAGCTTAACATATCG CTCCCTGCTCTACTCTGTGCAGGAATAACATTAGTCATTTCTCCACTTGTTTCACTCATTCAAGACCAGATAATGAACTTATTGCAG ACCAATATATCTGCTGCTTCCTTAAGTGCCGGAATGGAATGGGCTGAACAACTAGAGATACTTCAGGAGCTGAGCTCTGAGAAGTCTAAATACAAGTTACTGTATGTAACACCAGAAAAAGTGGCAAA AAGTGAATCCCTTTTAAGGCACCTCGAAATCTTAAACTCCCGTAGTTTGCTTGCTCGATTTGTTATTGATGAAGCTCATTGTGTGAGTCAGTGGGGGCATGACTTTCGACCTGACTACCAG GGTCTTGGTGTTCTGAAGCAGAAGTTTCCAAACATTCCCATGTTAGCTTTGACAGCTACTGCAACAACCAGCGTGAAAGAAGATGTTGTACAAGCTCTCGGGCTGGTAAACTGTGTTGTTTTCCGGCAAAGTTTTAATCGCCCTAATCTATG GTATTCTGTTGTTCCCAAGACAAATAAGTGTTTGGAAGATATTGACAAGTTTATCCGGGAAAACCATTTTGATGAATGTGGCATCATTTATTGTCTTTCAAGAATGGACTGCGAAAAAGTCACGGAAGCATTGCGG GTGTTTGGCCATAAAGCGGCCTTCTACCATGGCAGTATGGATCCTGGTAAACGTGCCTTTGTACAGAAACAATGGAGCAAGGATGaaatcaatataatatgtgCTACAGTGGCATTTGGAATGG GAATCAATAAGCCTGATGTTCGTTTTGTAATTCATCATTCTCTACCAAAGTCCATAGAAGGCTATCATCAG GAATGTGGTCGTGCTGGTAGAGACGGCCAGAGGTCATCATGTGTTTTGTATTACAGTTACACTGATTAT ATTCGAGTGAAGCATATGATTAGCCAAGGAGGACTTGGCCAAGGCCAGATGAAAATGGGATATAATTGCAAAGCAAGTTCAGGGAGGATGCTCGAAACGAACACGGAAAACCTTCTCCGCATG GTTAGTTACTGTGAAAATGAGGTGGATTGTCGACGTTTCTTACAGCTAGTTCATTTGGGAGAAAAATTTGATTCGACAAACTGCAAAAACACATGTGATAATTGTTCCAGCAGcaaaattttgattgacaAAGATGTAACTGTGATTGCAAGGCAACTG GTGGCACTGGTTAAGCTAACAGGAGAAAGATTTTCGTCAGCTCATATTGTAGAAATCTACAGGGGATCCTTAAACCAGTCG GTCAAGAGAAACAGACAAGACACTTTGCACCTCCACGGAGCAGGAAAGCATTTAACTAAAAGTGAAGCCTCTCGTATTTTGCACTACCTTGTGACAGAGGATATTCTCGCAGAGGGTGTTAAAAAAAGTGAACTGTATGGATCTGTATCGTCATTGCTGAAG GTGAACAGATCAAAGGCCGCCTCGCTCTTATCTGGAGGCCAGAGTATAACAATGAG ATTTCCTTCGACCATAAAAGTGTCAAAGCAGAGCAAATCCACAGCAAATCCAGCAAAAGTTCCACTTAAGCAAACTACCCTTCCAATGGCAAAAGCTGCCCCACAAGATTCG AATCTCTCCGGCATTTTGTTGACAGCCTTGAAAAATCTTCGGACTGATATTGTCAAAGAATCGCCAGATTTAGTCATGGCATATCATATATTCGG CAATGCGACGCTTAAAGAGATAAGTAAACGACTTCCCAGAACCAAAGAGGAACTCCTTGATATCAATGGTCTAGGAAA AGCCAAGGTGAGCAAATACGGAGATCGGTTATTGGAAACCATAGATTCAACCATCAACGACCACTACAAAACCCGTCCCGGTTCAgggaagaggagaagagacGAGAACGTTAATCCGAATGTAGCAGAAGATGATGATCCCGATTGGAGTGCGAGTCAGTCTCACAAAAAGGTagtgaagaacaaaaaataa